The following proteins are encoded in a genomic region of Hyla sarda isolate aHylSar1 chromosome 3, aHylSar1.hap1, whole genome shotgun sequence:
- the GPR160 gene encoding probable G-protein coupled receptor 160 isoform X3, with product MSGCRAPLVFLDFINRAGRRSKTMYNGLAFVNFSVADNVTGLDTMDGHEMPLTGSLSLEPSCILILIITGKVILNILILGARHRNVGTSLMGYCCVSLAIVDFMLLLAIAAIHYFQDFTVVGLRFTSYHICLFTQIISHTYGILHLPFLLASGLDYYLTIVKSIHIPCACSGLLYTACVVLLWTGAFAHVLLSPMRSPALDMGQSGYQCTFYISSQSFYLSIVLVCSIFTALSFCCFEIVAFLKSLKVISYARNTVVLFSFPQGDMWPVQGGKRLMAALLFSFLGTWAPFIVFQIVIIVLCAHIPGYMDMNVPWLYFMNSFLIGVSYGLKYPDLQRTENTFSKDPFISWKYCIMPCLKAEYTKVMPLRDEFTSSVMTV from the coding sequence CAGGAAGAAGATCCAAGACTATGTATAATGGCCTAGCTTTCGTCAATTTTTCTGTGGCGGACAACGTGACCGGCCTAGATACAATGGATGGACATGAGATGCCGCTGACAGGCTCATTGAGTCTTGAACCCAGCTGTATACTGATCTTGATAATAACAGGAAAAGTGATCCTGAACATATTAATTCTTGGGGCAAGACACAGGAATGTTGGCACAAGCTTAATGGGCTACTGCTGCGTCTCTCTAGCTATTGTGGACTTTATGCTGTTACTTGCCATTGCTGCCATCCACTATTTTCAGGATTTTACAGTAGTGGGCCTAAGGTTCACCAGTTACCACATCTGTCTGTTTACACAGATTATATCTCATACCTATGGTATCCTTCATTTGCCGTTTCTTTTGGCGTCTGGACTAGATTACTATTTGACTATTGTCAAGTCTATACATATCCCATGTGCCTGTTCAGGACTTCTATATACAGCATGTGTTGTTCTTCTATGGACTGGGGCATTTGCCCATGTTCTTCTCTCACCAATGAGATCTCCAGCGTTGGACATGGGACAGTCTGGCTATCAGTGCACTTTTTACATTAGCAGCCAAAGTTTTTACTTATCCATTGTTTTAGTCTGTAGTATTTTTACAGCACTTTCTTTCTGCTGTTTTGAAATTGTGGCTTTCTTAAAGTCATTAAAAGTGATATCCTACGCCAGAAACACTGTGGTCCTATTTTCATTCCCACAAGGAGATATGTGGCCTGTCCAAGGAGGTAAACGCCTCATGGCAGCTCTCTTGTTCTCCTTTTTGGGCACTTGGGCCCCATTTATTGTTTTTCAAATAGTCATAATTGTTTTGTGTGCACATATCCCAGGATACATGGATATGAATGTCCCCTGGTTATATTTTATGAACAGTTTCCTAATAGGAGTTTCCTATGGACTTAAATATCCTGATCTTCAAAGAACTGAAAATACATTTTCTAAGGACCCTTTTATTAGCTGGAAATACTGTATTATGCCTTGTTTGAAAGctgaatatactaaagtaatgcCTCTCCGAGATGAGTTTACCTCTTCAGTAATGACTGTTTAA
- the GPR160 gene encoding probable G-protein coupled receptor 160 isoform X2: MELPAGRRSKTMYNGLAFVNFSVADNVTGLDTMDGHEMPLTGSLSLEPSCILILIITGKVILNILILGARHRNVGTSLMGYCCVSLAIVDFMLLLAIAAIHYFQDFTVVGLRFTSYHICLFTQIISHTYGILHLPFLLASGLDYYLTIVKSIHIPCACSGLLYTACVVLLWTGAFAHVLLSPMRSPALDMGQSGYQCTFYISSQSFYLSIVLVCSIFTALSFCCFEIVAFLKSLKVISYARNTVVLFSFPQGDMWPVQGGKRLMAALLFSFLGTWAPFIVFQIVIIVLCAHIPGYMDMNVPWLYFMNSFLIGVSYGLKYPDLQRTENTFSKDPFISWKYCIMPCLKAEYTKVMPLRDEFTSSVMTV; the protein is encoded by the coding sequence CAGGAAGAAGATCCAAGACTATGTATAATGGCCTAGCTTTCGTCAATTTTTCTGTGGCGGACAACGTGACCGGCCTAGATACAATGGATGGACATGAGATGCCGCTGACAGGCTCATTGAGTCTTGAACCCAGCTGTATACTGATCTTGATAATAACAGGAAAAGTGATCCTGAACATATTAATTCTTGGGGCAAGACACAGGAATGTTGGCACAAGCTTAATGGGCTACTGCTGCGTCTCTCTAGCTATTGTGGACTTTATGCTGTTACTTGCCATTGCTGCCATCCACTATTTTCAGGATTTTACAGTAGTGGGCCTAAGGTTCACCAGTTACCACATCTGTCTGTTTACACAGATTATATCTCATACCTATGGTATCCTTCATTTGCCGTTTCTTTTGGCGTCTGGACTAGATTACTATTTGACTATTGTCAAGTCTATACATATCCCATGTGCCTGTTCAGGACTTCTATATACAGCATGTGTTGTTCTTCTATGGACTGGGGCATTTGCCCATGTTCTTCTCTCACCAATGAGATCTCCAGCGTTGGACATGGGACAGTCTGGCTATCAGTGCACTTTTTACATTAGCAGCCAAAGTTTTTACTTATCCATTGTTTTAGTCTGTAGTATTTTTACAGCACTTTCTTTCTGCTGTTTTGAAATTGTGGCTTTCTTAAAGTCATTAAAAGTGATATCCTACGCCAGAAACACTGTGGTCCTATTTTCATTCCCACAAGGAGATATGTGGCCTGTCCAAGGAGGTAAACGCCTCATGGCAGCTCTCTTGTTCTCCTTTTTGGGCACTTGGGCCCCATTTATTGTTTTTCAAATAGTCATAATTGTTTTGTGTGCACATATCCCAGGATACATGGATATGAATGTCCCCTGGTTATATTTTATGAACAGTTTCCTAATAGGAGTTTCCTATGGACTTAAATATCCTGATCTTCAAAGAACTGAAAATACATTTTCTAAGGACCCTTTTATTAGCTGGAAATACTGTATTATGCCTTGTTTGAAAGctgaatatactaaagtaatgcCTCTCCGAGATGAGTTTACCTCTTCAGTAATGACTGTTTAA
- the GPR160 gene encoding probable G-protein coupled receptor 160 isoform X1 — protein MYCVQVPSGCITAIHLIPGTSGRRSKTMYNGLAFVNFSVADNVTGLDTMDGHEMPLTGSLSLEPSCILILIITGKVILNILILGARHRNVGTSLMGYCCVSLAIVDFMLLLAIAAIHYFQDFTVVGLRFTSYHICLFTQIISHTYGILHLPFLLASGLDYYLTIVKSIHIPCACSGLLYTACVVLLWTGAFAHVLLSPMRSPALDMGQSGYQCTFYISSQSFYLSIVLVCSIFTALSFCCFEIVAFLKSLKVISYARNTVVLFSFPQGDMWPVQGGKRLMAALLFSFLGTWAPFIVFQIVIIVLCAHIPGYMDMNVPWLYFMNSFLIGVSYGLKYPDLQRTENTFSKDPFISWKYCIMPCLKAEYTKVMPLRDEFTSSVMTV, from the coding sequence CAGGAAGAAGATCCAAGACTATGTATAATGGCCTAGCTTTCGTCAATTTTTCTGTGGCGGACAACGTGACCGGCCTAGATACAATGGATGGACATGAGATGCCGCTGACAGGCTCATTGAGTCTTGAACCCAGCTGTATACTGATCTTGATAATAACAGGAAAAGTGATCCTGAACATATTAATTCTTGGGGCAAGACACAGGAATGTTGGCACAAGCTTAATGGGCTACTGCTGCGTCTCTCTAGCTATTGTGGACTTTATGCTGTTACTTGCCATTGCTGCCATCCACTATTTTCAGGATTTTACAGTAGTGGGCCTAAGGTTCACCAGTTACCACATCTGTCTGTTTACACAGATTATATCTCATACCTATGGTATCCTTCATTTGCCGTTTCTTTTGGCGTCTGGACTAGATTACTATTTGACTATTGTCAAGTCTATACATATCCCATGTGCCTGTTCAGGACTTCTATATACAGCATGTGTTGTTCTTCTATGGACTGGGGCATTTGCCCATGTTCTTCTCTCACCAATGAGATCTCCAGCGTTGGACATGGGACAGTCTGGCTATCAGTGCACTTTTTACATTAGCAGCCAAAGTTTTTACTTATCCATTGTTTTAGTCTGTAGTATTTTTACAGCACTTTCTTTCTGCTGTTTTGAAATTGTGGCTTTCTTAAAGTCATTAAAAGTGATATCCTACGCCAGAAACACTGTGGTCCTATTTTCATTCCCACAAGGAGATATGTGGCCTGTCCAAGGAGGTAAACGCCTCATGGCAGCTCTCTTGTTCTCCTTTTTGGGCACTTGGGCCCCATTTATTGTTTTTCAAATAGTCATAATTGTTTTGTGTGCACATATCCCAGGATACATGGATATGAATGTCCCCTGGTTATATTTTATGAACAGTTTCCTAATAGGAGTTTCCTATGGACTTAAATATCCTGATCTTCAAAGAACTGAAAATACATTTTCTAAGGACCCTTTTATTAGCTGGAAATACTGTATTATGCCTTGTTTGAAAGctgaatatactaaagtaatgcCTCTCCGAGATGAGTTTACCTCTTCAGTAATGACTGTTTAA
- the GPR160 gene encoding probable G-protein coupled receptor 160 isoform X4, whose amino-acid sequence MCLAAACLPLSPVMELPGRRSKTMYNGLAFVNFSVADNVTGLDTMDGHEMPLTGSLSLEPSCILILIITGKVILNILILGARHRNVGTSLMGYCCVSLAIVDFMLLLAIAAIHYFQDFTVVGLRFTSYHICLFTQIISHTYGILHLPFLLASGLDYYLTIVKSIHIPCACSGLLYTACVVLLWTGAFAHVLLSPMRSPALDMGQSGYQCTFYISSQSFYLSIVLVCSIFTALSFCCFEIVAFLKSLKVISYARNTVVLFSFPQGDMWPVQGGKRLMAALLFSFLGTWAPFIVFQIVIIVLCAHIPGYMDMNVPWLYFMNSFLIGVSYGLKYPDLQRTENTFSKDPFISWKYCIMPCLKAEYTKVMPLRDEFTSSVMTV is encoded by the coding sequence GAAGAAGATCCAAGACTATGTATAATGGCCTAGCTTTCGTCAATTTTTCTGTGGCGGACAACGTGACCGGCCTAGATACAATGGATGGACATGAGATGCCGCTGACAGGCTCATTGAGTCTTGAACCCAGCTGTATACTGATCTTGATAATAACAGGAAAAGTGATCCTGAACATATTAATTCTTGGGGCAAGACACAGGAATGTTGGCACAAGCTTAATGGGCTACTGCTGCGTCTCTCTAGCTATTGTGGACTTTATGCTGTTACTTGCCATTGCTGCCATCCACTATTTTCAGGATTTTACAGTAGTGGGCCTAAGGTTCACCAGTTACCACATCTGTCTGTTTACACAGATTATATCTCATACCTATGGTATCCTTCATTTGCCGTTTCTTTTGGCGTCTGGACTAGATTACTATTTGACTATTGTCAAGTCTATACATATCCCATGTGCCTGTTCAGGACTTCTATATACAGCATGTGTTGTTCTTCTATGGACTGGGGCATTTGCCCATGTTCTTCTCTCACCAATGAGATCTCCAGCGTTGGACATGGGACAGTCTGGCTATCAGTGCACTTTTTACATTAGCAGCCAAAGTTTTTACTTATCCATTGTTTTAGTCTGTAGTATTTTTACAGCACTTTCTTTCTGCTGTTTTGAAATTGTGGCTTTCTTAAAGTCATTAAAAGTGATATCCTACGCCAGAAACACTGTGGTCCTATTTTCATTCCCACAAGGAGATATGTGGCCTGTCCAAGGAGGTAAACGCCTCATGGCAGCTCTCTTGTTCTCCTTTTTGGGCACTTGGGCCCCATTTATTGTTTTTCAAATAGTCATAATTGTTTTGTGTGCACATATCCCAGGATACATGGATATGAATGTCCCCTGGTTATATTTTATGAACAGTTTCCTAATAGGAGTTTCCTATGGACTTAAATATCCTGATCTTCAAAGAACTGAAAATACATTTTCTAAGGACCCTTTTATTAGCTGGAAATACTGTATTATGCCTTGTTTGAAAGctgaatatactaaagtaatgcCTCTCCGAGATGAGTTTACCTCTTCAGTAATGACTGTTTAA
- the GPR160 gene encoding probable G-protein coupled receptor 160 isoform X5: MSGCRAPLVFLDFINRGRRSKTMYNGLAFVNFSVADNVTGLDTMDGHEMPLTGSLSLEPSCILILIITGKVILNILILGARHRNVGTSLMGYCCVSLAIVDFMLLLAIAAIHYFQDFTVVGLRFTSYHICLFTQIISHTYGILHLPFLLASGLDYYLTIVKSIHIPCACSGLLYTACVVLLWTGAFAHVLLSPMRSPALDMGQSGYQCTFYISSQSFYLSIVLVCSIFTALSFCCFEIVAFLKSLKVISYARNTVVLFSFPQGDMWPVQGGKRLMAALLFSFLGTWAPFIVFQIVIIVLCAHIPGYMDMNVPWLYFMNSFLIGVSYGLKYPDLQRTENTFSKDPFISWKYCIMPCLKAEYTKVMPLRDEFTSSVMTV, encoded by the coding sequence GAAGAAGATCCAAGACTATGTATAATGGCCTAGCTTTCGTCAATTTTTCTGTGGCGGACAACGTGACCGGCCTAGATACAATGGATGGACATGAGATGCCGCTGACAGGCTCATTGAGTCTTGAACCCAGCTGTATACTGATCTTGATAATAACAGGAAAAGTGATCCTGAACATATTAATTCTTGGGGCAAGACACAGGAATGTTGGCACAAGCTTAATGGGCTACTGCTGCGTCTCTCTAGCTATTGTGGACTTTATGCTGTTACTTGCCATTGCTGCCATCCACTATTTTCAGGATTTTACAGTAGTGGGCCTAAGGTTCACCAGTTACCACATCTGTCTGTTTACACAGATTATATCTCATACCTATGGTATCCTTCATTTGCCGTTTCTTTTGGCGTCTGGACTAGATTACTATTTGACTATTGTCAAGTCTATACATATCCCATGTGCCTGTTCAGGACTTCTATATACAGCATGTGTTGTTCTTCTATGGACTGGGGCATTTGCCCATGTTCTTCTCTCACCAATGAGATCTCCAGCGTTGGACATGGGACAGTCTGGCTATCAGTGCACTTTTTACATTAGCAGCCAAAGTTTTTACTTATCCATTGTTTTAGTCTGTAGTATTTTTACAGCACTTTCTTTCTGCTGTTTTGAAATTGTGGCTTTCTTAAAGTCATTAAAAGTGATATCCTACGCCAGAAACACTGTGGTCCTATTTTCATTCCCACAAGGAGATATGTGGCCTGTCCAAGGAGGTAAACGCCTCATGGCAGCTCTCTTGTTCTCCTTTTTGGGCACTTGGGCCCCATTTATTGTTTTTCAAATAGTCATAATTGTTTTGTGTGCACATATCCCAGGATACATGGATATGAATGTCCCCTGGTTATATTTTATGAACAGTTTCCTAATAGGAGTTTCCTATGGACTTAAATATCCTGATCTTCAAAGAACTGAAAATACATTTTCTAAGGACCCTTTTATTAGCTGGAAATACTGTATTATGCCTTGTTTGAAAGctgaatatactaaagtaatgcCTCTCCGAGATGAGTTTACCTCTTCAGTAATGACTGTTTAA
- the GPR160 gene encoding probable G-protein coupled receptor 160 isoform X6, translating to MQQEGRRSKTMYNGLAFVNFSVADNVTGLDTMDGHEMPLTGSLSLEPSCILILIITGKVILNILILGARHRNVGTSLMGYCCVSLAIVDFMLLLAIAAIHYFQDFTVVGLRFTSYHICLFTQIISHTYGILHLPFLLASGLDYYLTIVKSIHIPCACSGLLYTACVVLLWTGAFAHVLLSPMRSPALDMGQSGYQCTFYISSQSFYLSIVLVCSIFTALSFCCFEIVAFLKSLKVISYARNTVVLFSFPQGDMWPVQGGKRLMAALLFSFLGTWAPFIVFQIVIIVLCAHIPGYMDMNVPWLYFMNSFLIGVSYGLKYPDLQRTENTFSKDPFISWKYCIMPCLKAEYTKVMPLRDEFTSSVMTV from the coding sequence GAAGAAGATCCAAGACTATGTATAATGGCCTAGCTTTCGTCAATTTTTCTGTGGCGGACAACGTGACCGGCCTAGATACAATGGATGGACATGAGATGCCGCTGACAGGCTCATTGAGTCTTGAACCCAGCTGTATACTGATCTTGATAATAACAGGAAAAGTGATCCTGAACATATTAATTCTTGGGGCAAGACACAGGAATGTTGGCACAAGCTTAATGGGCTACTGCTGCGTCTCTCTAGCTATTGTGGACTTTATGCTGTTACTTGCCATTGCTGCCATCCACTATTTTCAGGATTTTACAGTAGTGGGCCTAAGGTTCACCAGTTACCACATCTGTCTGTTTACACAGATTATATCTCATACCTATGGTATCCTTCATTTGCCGTTTCTTTTGGCGTCTGGACTAGATTACTATTTGACTATTGTCAAGTCTATACATATCCCATGTGCCTGTTCAGGACTTCTATATACAGCATGTGTTGTTCTTCTATGGACTGGGGCATTTGCCCATGTTCTTCTCTCACCAATGAGATCTCCAGCGTTGGACATGGGACAGTCTGGCTATCAGTGCACTTTTTACATTAGCAGCCAAAGTTTTTACTTATCCATTGTTTTAGTCTGTAGTATTTTTACAGCACTTTCTTTCTGCTGTTTTGAAATTGTGGCTTTCTTAAAGTCATTAAAAGTGATATCCTACGCCAGAAACACTGTGGTCCTATTTTCATTCCCACAAGGAGATATGTGGCCTGTCCAAGGAGGTAAACGCCTCATGGCAGCTCTCTTGTTCTCCTTTTTGGGCACTTGGGCCCCATTTATTGTTTTTCAAATAGTCATAATTGTTTTGTGTGCACATATCCCAGGATACATGGATATGAATGTCCCCTGGTTATATTTTATGAACAGTTTCCTAATAGGAGTTTCCTATGGACTTAAATATCCTGATCTTCAAAGAACTGAAAATACATTTTCTAAGGACCCTTTTATTAGCTGGAAATACTGTATTATGCCTTGTTTGAAAGctgaatatactaaagtaatgcCTCTCCGAGATGAGTTTACCTCTTCAGTAATGACTGTTTAA
- the GPR160 gene encoding probable G-protein coupled receptor 160 isoform X7: MYNGLAFVNFSVADNVTGLDTMDGHEMPLTGSLSLEPSCILILIITGKVILNILILGARHRNVGTSLMGYCCVSLAIVDFMLLLAIAAIHYFQDFTVVGLRFTSYHICLFTQIISHTYGILHLPFLLASGLDYYLTIVKSIHIPCACSGLLYTACVVLLWTGAFAHVLLSPMRSPALDMGQSGYQCTFYISSQSFYLSIVLVCSIFTALSFCCFEIVAFLKSLKVISYARNTVVLFSFPQGDMWPVQGGKRLMAALLFSFLGTWAPFIVFQIVIIVLCAHIPGYMDMNVPWLYFMNSFLIGVSYGLKYPDLQRTENTFSKDPFISWKYCIMPCLKAEYTKVMPLRDEFTSSVMTV; encoded by the coding sequence ATGTATAATGGCCTAGCTTTCGTCAATTTTTCTGTGGCGGACAACGTGACCGGCCTAGATACAATGGATGGACATGAGATGCCGCTGACAGGCTCATTGAGTCTTGAACCCAGCTGTATACTGATCTTGATAATAACAGGAAAAGTGATCCTGAACATATTAATTCTTGGGGCAAGACACAGGAATGTTGGCACAAGCTTAATGGGCTACTGCTGCGTCTCTCTAGCTATTGTGGACTTTATGCTGTTACTTGCCATTGCTGCCATCCACTATTTTCAGGATTTTACAGTAGTGGGCCTAAGGTTCACCAGTTACCACATCTGTCTGTTTACACAGATTATATCTCATACCTATGGTATCCTTCATTTGCCGTTTCTTTTGGCGTCTGGACTAGATTACTATTTGACTATTGTCAAGTCTATACATATCCCATGTGCCTGTTCAGGACTTCTATATACAGCATGTGTTGTTCTTCTATGGACTGGGGCATTTGCCCATGTTCTTCTCTCACCAATGAGATCTCCAGCGTTGGACATGGGACAGTCTGGCTATCAGTGCACTTTTTACATTAGCAGCCAAAGTTTTTACTTATCCATTGTTTTAGTCTGTAGTATTTTTACAGCACTTTCTTTCTGCTGTTTTGAAATTGTGGCTTTCTTAAAGTCATTAAAAGTGATATCCTACGCCAGAAACACTGTGGTCCTATTTTCATTCCCACAAGGAGATATGTGGCCTGTCCAAGGAGGTAAACGCCTCATGGCAGCTCTCTTGTTCTCCTTTTTGGGCACTTGGGCCCCATTTATTGTTTTTCAAATAGTCATAATTGTTTTGTGTGCACATATCCCAGGATACATGGATATGAATGTCCCCTGGTTATATTTTATGAACAGTTTCCTAATAGGAGTTTCCTATGGACTTAAATATCCTGATCTTCAAAGAACTGAAAATACATTTTCTAAGGACCCTTTTATTAGCTGGAAATACTGTATTATGCCTTGTTTGAAAGctgaatatactaaagtaatgcCTCTCCGAGATGAGTTTACCTCTTCAGTAATGACTGTTTAA